The Euphorbia lathyris chromosome 8, ddEupLath1.1, whole genome shotgun sequence genome has a window encoding:
- the LOC136202675 gene encoding probable galactinol--sucrose galactosyltransferase 6 isoform X1: MVVCYSSNHHHHHHPFFTINTTRLPLFPFHFTRPNYLSVSVCRYSSNKPLYISAFKRSQLRKQGIKEEQDQLGKMTIKPVVRISDGKLIVKDRTIVTGVPDNVIATSASSSGPVEGVFLGAIFNEENSRHVVPLGTLQDVRFLACFRFKLFWMAQKMGDHGKDIPLETQFLLLETKDSSHLESDDGNEATQVMYTVFLPLIEGSFRACLQGNTNDELELCLESGDADTKTSSFTHSMFIHAGTDPFGTISEAVRAVKLHLKTFRQRHEKKLPGVVDYFGWCTWDAFYQEVTQEGVEAGIKSLAAGGTPPKFVIIDDGWQSVGGDPQPQEENDEQKQQPLLRLTGIKENSKFQKKDDPTVGIKNIVNIAKQKHGLKYVYVWHAITGYWGGVRPGVKEMEGYGSSMKYPMVSKGVMENEPTWKTDVLAVQGLGLMNPKDVFKFYDELHNYLASAGVDGVKVDVQCILETLGAGLGGRVQLTRQYHQALDASVARNFPDNGCIACMSHNTDALYCSKQTAIIRASDDFFPRDPVSHTIHIAAVAYNSVFLGEFMQPDWDMFHSLHPAAEYHASARAISGGPVYVSDEPGKHDFNVLKKLVLPDGSILRARLPGRPTRDCLFSDPARDGVSLLKIWNMNKYTGVLGVYNCQGAAWNSIERKNTFHETKSEAITGFIRGRDVHLIAEAAIDSNWSGDCAVYCQSTGELTTLPYNASLPVSLKVLQHHVFTLTPIKVLAPGFGFAPLGLIAMYNAGGAIQGLNYKTMDEDSDRSELVGKVCLDVKGCGKFGSYSSTKPKRCIVDSIVTEFEYDSSSGLVTFSLDSLPEEGKLHVIEVEL; this comes from the exons CGAAGCCAATTAAGAAAGCAGGGTATAAAGGAAGAACAGGATCAATTGGGCAAAATGACAATCAAACCGGTGGTTAGGATCTCCGACGGAAAACTGATTGTCAAGGATCGTACAATCGTCACTGGAGTACCGGACAATGTGATAGCAACGTCCGCTTCCTCTTCCGGTCCGGTGGAAGGAGTATTTCTGGGAGCGATTTTTAACGAGGAAAACAGCAGACATGTGGTTCCTTTGGGTACTTTACAGGACGTTCGATTCCTTGCCTGCTTCCGGTTCAAACTCTTCTGGATGGCTCAGAAAATGGGGGATCACGGCAAGGATATTCCATTGGAGACGCAGTTTTTGCTGCTCGAGACAAAGGACAGTTCTCATCTCGAATCAGATGATGGAAACGAAGCTACTCAGGTCATGTATACAGTTTTCCTTCCTCTGATTGAAGGTTCTTTTAGAGCTTGTTTACAGGGGAACACCAATGATGAGCTCGAGCTCTGTTTGGAGAGCGGCGACGCAGATACCAAAACGTCTTCGTTTACTCACTCAATGTTTATTCATGCCGGCACAGATCCGTTTGGAACAATTTCAGAGGCGGTAAGAGCTGTTAAGCTTCACTTGAAAACGTTCCGTCAACGGCACGAGAAGAAATTGCCGGGAGTGGTGGACTATTTCGGTTGGTGTACTTGGGATGCTTTCTATCAGGAAGTGACTCAAGAAGGAGTGGAGGCTGGGATTAAAAGTTTAGCCGCCGGCGGGACTCCTCCGAAGTTTGTGATAATCGACGACGGATGGCAATCAGTTGGCGGCGATCCACAGCCACAAGAGGAAAACGACGAGCAGAAACAGCAGCCTTTGCTTAGATTGACCggaataaaagaaaattcaaaGTTCCAAAAGAAAGATGATCCAACGGTAGGGATAAAGAACATAGTAAACATAGCAAAACAGAAGCACGGATTGAAATACGTGTACGTTTGGCACGCAATAACAGGATATTGGGGCGGAGTCCGGCCAGGAGTTAAGGAAATGGAGGGATATGGATCATCAATGAAGTATCCAATGGTATCCAAAGGAGTAATGGAGAATGAACCGACTTGGAAAACTGATGTTTTGGCAGTGCAGGGATTGGGGCTGATGAACCCTAAGGATGTATTCAAATTCTACGACGAATTGCACAATTATCTAGCATCTGCTGGTGTAGATGGGGTTAAGGTGGATGTGCAGTGCATATTAGAGACACTGGGAGCCGGTTTGGGAGGAAGGGTTCAATTGACCAGGCAATATCATCAGGCCCTTGATGCATCTGTTGCTAGGAATTTCCCTGATAATGGCTGCATTGCTTGTATGAGCCATAATACTGATGCATTATACTG CTCCAAACAAACTGCAATTATTAGAGCATCAGATGATTTCTTCCCGAGGGATCCAGTTTCGCACACAATCCATATAGCAGCAGTGGCTTATAATAGTGTTTTCTTGGGAGAGTTTATGCAGCCTGATTGGGATATGTTTCACTCTCTGCATCCAGCTGCTGAATATCACGCATCTGCAAGAGCCATTAGTGGTGGACCTGTCTATGTTAG TGATGAGCCTGGgaagcacgatttcaatgtactTAAGAAGTTGGTTCTGCCAGACGGTTCGATCCTCCGAGCCCGTTTGCCTGGTCGGCCCACCCGTGATTGTTTATTCTCTGACCCGGCCCGTGATGGTGTCAG CTTGTTGAAGATATGGAACATGAACAAGTACACAGGAGTATTAGGAGTATACAATTGCCAAGGAGCAGCCTGGAACAGCATTGAAAGAAAGAACACATTTCATGAAACCAAATCGGAGGCGATAACCGGGTTCATCAGGGGTCGGGATGTCCATCTCATTGCTGAAGCTGCCATAGACTCCAACTGGAGTGGTGATTGTGCTGTCTATTGTCAAAGCACTGGTGAACTCACCACTCTTCCTTACAATGCATCCTTGCCAGTCTCACTCAAAGTCCTCCAACATCATGTCTTCACCCTCACTCCGATCAAGGTTCTAGCACCCGGATTCGGCTTTGCACCGTTGGGTCTTATAGCCATGTACAATGCTGGTGGAGCCATACAGGGGCTTAACTACAAGACAATGGATGAAGATAGTGACAGAAGTGAATTGGTAGGGAAAGTTTGCTTGGATGTTAAAGGATGTGGCAAGTTTGGTAGTTATTCATCCACTAAACCAAAGAGATGCATTGTGGACTCCATTGTTACAGAGTTTGAGTATGATTCTTCTTCTGGGTTGGTTACTTTTAGTTTGGATAGCTTGCCAGAAGAGGGTAAACTTCATGTTATTGAGGTCGAATTATAG
- the LOC136202675 gene encoding probable galactinol--sucrose galactosyltransferase 6 isoform X2, producing the protein MTIKPVVRISDGKLIVKDRTIVTGVPDNVIATSASSSGPVEGVFLGAIFNEENSRHVVPLGTLQDVRFLACFRFKLFWMAQKMGDHGKDIPLETQFLLLETKDSSHLESDDGNEATQVMYTVFLPLIEGSFRACLQGNTNDELELCLESGDADTKTSSFTHSMFIHAGTDPFGTISEAVRAVKLHLKTFRQRHEKKLPGVVDYFGWCTWDAFYQEVTQEGVEAGIKSLAAGGTPPKFVIIDDGWQSVGGDPQPQEENDEQKQQPLLRLTGIKENSKFQKKDDPTVGIKNIVNIAKQKHGLKYVYVWHAITGYWGGVRPGVKEMEGYGSSMKYPMVSKGVMENEPTWKTDVLAVQGLGLMNPKDVFKFYDELHNYLASAGVDGVKVDVQCILETLGAGLGGRVQLTRQYHQALDASVARNFPDNGCIACMSHNTDALYCSKQTAIIRASDDFFPRDPVSHTIHIAAVAYNSVFLGEFMQPDWDMFHSLHPAAEYHASARAISGGPVYVSDEPGKHDFNVLKKLVLPDGSILRARLPGRPTRDCLFSDPARDGVSLLKIWNMNKYTGVLGVYNCQGAAWNSIERKNTFHETKSEAITGFIRGRDVHLIAEAAIDSNWSGDCAVYCQSTGELTTLPYNASLPVSLKVLQHHVFTLTPIKVLAPGFGFAPLGLIAMYNAGGAIQGLNYKTMDEDSDRSELVGKVCLDVKGCGKFGSYSSTKPKRCIVDSIVTEFEYDSSSGLVTFSLDSLPEEGKLHVIEVEL; encoded by the exons ATGACAATCAAACCGGTGGTTAGGATCTCCGACGGAAAACTGATTGTCAAGGATCGTACAATCGTCACTGGAGTACCGGACAATGTGATAGCAACGTCCGCTTCCTCTTCCGGTCCGGTGGAAGGAGTATTTCTGGGAGCGATTTTTAACGAGGAAAACAGCAGACATGTGGTTCCTTTGGGTACTTTACAGGACGTTCGATTCCTTGCCTGCTTCCGGTTCAAACTCTTCTGGATGGCTCAGAAAATGGGGGATCACGGCAAGGATATTCCATTGGAGACGCAGTTTTTGCTGCTCGAGACAAAGGACAGTTCTCATCTCGAATCAGATGATGGAAACGAAGCTACTCAGGTCATGTATACAGTTTTCCTTCCTCTGATTGAAGGTTCTTTTAGAGCTTGTTTACAGGGGAACACCAATGATGAGCTCGAGCTCTGTTTGGAGAGCGGCGACGCAGATACCAAAACGTCTTCGTTTACTCACTCAATGTTTATTCATGCCGGCACAGATCCGTTTGGAACAATTTCAGAGGCGGTAAGAGCTGTTAAGCTTCACTTGAAAACGTTCCGTCAACGGCACGAGAAGAAATTGCCGGGAGTGGTGGACTATTTCGGTTGGTGTACTTGGGATGCTTTCTATCAGGAAGTGACTCAAGAAGGAGTGGAGGCTGGGATTAAAAGTTTAGCCGCCGGCGGGACTCCTCCGAAGTTTGTGATAATCGACGACGGATGGCAATCAGTTGGCGGCGATCCACAGCCACAAGAGGAAAACGACGAGCAGAAACAGCAGCCTTTGCTTAGATTGACCggaataaaagaaaattcaaaGTTCCAAAAGAAAGATGATCCAACGGTAGGGATAAAGAACATAGTAAACATAGCAAAACAGAAGCACGGATTGAAATACGTGTACGTTTGGCACGCAATAACAGGATATTGGGGCGGAGTCCGGCCAGGAGTTAAGGAAATGGAGGGATATGGATCATCAATGAAGTATCCAATGGTATCCAAAGGAGTAATGGAGAATGAACCGACTTGGAAAACTGATGTTTTGGCAGTGCAGGGATTGGGGCTGATGAACCCTAAGGATGTATTCAAATTCTACGACGAATTGCACAATTATCTAGCATCTGCTGGTGTAGATGGGGTTAAGGTGGATGTGCAGTGCATATTAGAGACACTGGGAGCCGGTTTGGGAGGAAGGGTTCAATTGACCAGGCAATATCATCAGGCCCTTGATGCATCTGTTGCTAGGAATTTCCCTGATAATGGCTGCATTGCTTGTATGAGCCATAATACTGATGCATTATACTG CTCCAAACAAACTGCAATTATTAGAGCATCAGATGATTTCTTCCCGAGGGATCCAGTTTCGCACACAATCCATATAGCAGCAGTGGCTTATAATAGTGTTTTCTTGGGAGAGTTTATGCAGCCTGATTGGGATATGTTTCACTCTCTGCATCCAGCTGCTGAATATCACGCATCTGCAAGAGCCATTAGTGGTGGACCTGTCTATGTTAG TGATGAGCCTGGgaagcacgatttcaatgtactTAAGAAGTTGGTTCTGCCAGACGGTTCGATCCTCCGAGCCCGTTTGCCTGGTCGGCCCACCCGTGATTGTTTATTCTCTGACCCGGCCCGTGATGGTGTCAG CTTGTTGAAGATATGGAACATGAACAAGTACACAGGAGTATTAGGAGTATACAATTGCCAAGGAGCAGCCTGGAACAGCATTGAAAGAAAGAACACATTTCATGAAACCAAATCGGAGGCGATAACCGGGTTCATCAGGGGTCGGGATGTCCATCTCATTGCTGAAGCTGCCATAGACTCCAACTGGAGTGGTGATTGTGCTGTCTATTGTCAAAGCACTGGTGAACTCACCACTCTTCCTTACAATGCATCCTTGCCAGTCTCACTCAAAGTCCTCCAACATCATGTCTTCACCCTCACTCCGATCAAGGTTCTAGCACCCGGATTCGGCTTTGCACCGTTGGGTCTTATAGCCATGTACAATGCTGGTGGAGCCATACAGGGGCTTAACTACAAGACAATGGATGAAGATAGTGACAGAAGTGAATTGGTAGGGAAAGTTTGCTTGGATGTTAAAGGATGTGGCAAGTTTGGTAGTTATTCATCCACTAAACCAAAGAGATGCATTGTGGACTCCATTGTTACAGAGTTTGAGTATGATTCTTCTTCTGGGTTGGTTACTTTTAGTTTGGATAGCTTGCCAGAAGAGGGTAAACTTCATGTTATTGAGGTCGAATTATAG